A stretch of the Polaribacter pacificus genome encodes the following:
- a CDS encoding YihY/virulence factor BrkB family protein, with protein MTKEIEDKLEKIPIINIVVRFGKKIKIPGLQGMSLYDVLEMYVIGIVKGALTTRAGGIAYSFFMAIFPFLLFVLTLIPYISIDGFQEGLMSLISEILPPKTFEASQLVIEDIMKNQQAGLLSFGFLVSIFLMTNGVNAIFGGFEYSYHVKEVRNVVRAYVISLGVSLVMAFFLVVTVALIIFYQIGLGKLIENGWLDDDIFWLQVGKGFLFVAMVFTIVSMLYHFGTKSGKHSSFFSPGAIFTTILSIFTFYLFSIYVTEFSKYNELYGSIGTLLILMLFVWLNAIILLLGFELNASIYSLRRRNKTFTPPKKL; from the coding sequence ATGACAAAAGAAATAGAAGACAAACTAGAGAAGATCCCCATTATTAACATTGTGGTGCGATTTGGTAAAAAGATTAAGATTCCTGGCTTGCAAGGAATGTCTCTCTATGATGTGTTAGAAATGTATGTGATTGGGATTGTCAAGGGAGCGCTTACCACTAGAGCAGGAGGGATTGCCTATAGTTTCTTTATGGCAATTTTCCCATTTTTGCTATTTGTACTAACCCTTATTCCGTATATTTCTATTGATGGTTTTCAAGAAGGTTTAATGTCTTTGATTTCAGAAATCTTACCTCCCAAAACTTTTGAAGCCAGTCAGTTAGTTATAGAAGATATTATGAAGAATCAACAAGCAGGCTTGCTGTCTTTTGGTTTTTTAGTCTCAATTTTCTTAATGACCAACGGAGTCAATGCCATCTTTGGAGGCTTTGAATATTCGTATCATGTTAAAGAAGTTAGAAATGTTGTGAGAGCTTATGTCATTTCATTAGGCGTGTCTTTGGTCATGGCTTTTTTCTTAGTGGTTACTGTGGCTCTGATTATCTTTTATCAAATTGGCTTGGGGAAATTAATAGAAAATGGTTGGCTGGACGATGACATTTTTTGGCTGCAAGTAGGCAAAGGATTTTTGTTTGTAGCCATGGTTTTTACCATCGTTTCTATGTTGTATCATTTCGGGACTAAATCTGGCAAGCATTCTAGCTTCTTTTCGCCGGGTGCCATTTTTACCACCATCTTATCTATTTTTACTTTTTATTTGTTTAGTATTTATGTAACTGAGTTTTCTAAATACAATGAGTTGTACGGTTCAATCGGGACCTTATTAATATTGATGTTGTTTGTTTGGCTAAACGCCATTATCCTTTTGTTAGGTTTTGAGCTCAATGCGAGTATTTACAGTTTACGACGAAGAAATAAAACATTTACTCCACCTAAAAAATTGTAA
- the secA gene encoding preprotein translocase subunit SecA, translating into MSLLNSVLKIFVGDKQQKDLKLLQPIVSKTNAFENAFLALSNDELRAKSDEFRLKIKEATATYDSQIEVLEKEALAAEIDRQESIYSEIDSLRDRAYEASEAILNEIMPEAFAVMKETARRFKENSEIVVTATPFDREISAKKDLVTLKDDKAIWSNSWDAAGQEVTWDMVHYDVQLIGGSVLHQGKIAEMMTGEGKTLVSTLPVYLNALTGKGVHLVTVNDYLAKRDAAWMGPLLEFHGLSVDCIDNYEPNSDARRKAYNADVTYGTNNEFGFDYLRDNMAHTKEELVQRAPNYAIIDEVDSVLIDDARTPLIISGAVPQGDRHEFNELKPLVNDIVNLQRHYLVGVLAEAKKLISEGNTKEGGFLLLRVYRGIPKNKALIKFLSQEGIKLLLQKTENHYMADNNKLMPEVDAELYYTIEEKNNSIDLTDKGIAHLSGKTSDDNFFILPDIGVKIGEIDNSQEAAEIKAKHKEELYRDFSIKSERIHTMNQLLKAYSLFEKDTEYVVMDNKVKIVDEQTGRIMDGRRYSDGLHQAIEAKENVKIEDATQTFATVTLQNYFRMYRKLSGMTGTAITEAGELWEIYKLDVVEIPTNRPIQRDDKEDLVYKTTREKYNAVIDDIVTLVDQKRPVLVGTTSVEISELLGRMLQMRNIPHNILNAKLHKKEADIVAEAGKPGVVTIATNMAGRGTDIKLSPEVKEAGGLAIIGTERHDSRRVDRQLRGRAGRQGDVGSSQFYIALDDNLMRIFGSDRIAKMMDRMGLKEGEVIQHSMITKSIERAQKKVEENNFGIRKRLLEYDDIMNSQREFVYKRRRHALDGDRLKIDIVNMIFDTCQALINENKIDNNYQNFEFELIRLSSMTSPFTEEEFKKLPEQELIDTLYEAIYKHYQDKITNSAIAAYPVIKDVFENEGDRYERIVVPFSDGVKSLQVVTNLKKAYESEGKELIKDFEKNITLAIIDENWKNHLRQMDELKSSVQNASYEQKDPLLIYKFEAFELFKQMIDSVNKEVLSFLFKGEIPNQGNSQISEAHQQKRERLNVSKADVQNSTEQAISNSRQQEQAPVETITRDQPKIGRNERVTIKNVMSGEEQELKYKQAIPLIEKGEWVLVK; encoded by the coding sequence ATGAGCTTACTTAACTCTGTCTTAAAAATATTTGTAGGAGACAAACAACAAAAAGATTTAAAATTACTACAACCTATTGTATCAAAAACAAATGCTTTTGAAAATGCTTTTTTAGCTTTATCTAATGATGAGCTAAGGGCAAAGTCAGATGAGTTTAGATTAAAAATCAAAGAGGCAACTGCTACCTACGATTCTCAAATCGAGGTTTTAGAAAAAGAAGCGTTGGCTGCAGAGATTGATAGACAAGAGAGTATTTATAGCGAAATCGATTCCTTAAGAGACCGCGCTTACGAAGCTTCAGAAGCTATCTTAAACGAGATCATGCCAGAAGCATTTGCTGTCATGAAAGAAACAGCAAGACGTTTTAAAGAAAATTCTGAAATAGTTGTTACAGCAACTCCTTTTGATCGAGAAATTTCTGCTAAGAAAGATCTGGTAACCTTAAAAGATGATAAGGCTATTTGGTCTAATTCTTGGGATGCTGCTGGACAAGAAGTTACTTGGGATATGGTCCATTACGATGTTCAATTAATTGGAGGGTCTGTATTGCATCAAGGGAAAATTGCCGAAATGATGACTGGAGAAGGTAAAACTTTGGTTTCTACCCTACCTGTATACCTCAATGCCTTAACAGGTAAAGGAGTGCATTTGGTAACAGTAAATGATTACTTGGCAAAACGTGATGCTGCTTGGATGGGACCATTATTAGAGTTCCATGGACTTAGTGTTGACTGTATTGACAACTATGAGCCAAATTCTGACGCACGTAGAAAAGCATATAATGCTGATGTCACATACGGAACCAATAATGAGTTTGGTTTTGATTATTTGAGAGACAATATGGCTCATACCAAAGAAGAATTGGTTCAAAGAGCACCAAATTATGCAATCATTGATGAGGTTGACTCTGTTTTGATTGATGATGCCAGAACTCCTTTAATTATTTCTGGTGCAGTACCTCAAGGTGATAGACATGAGTTTAATGAACTAAAGCCTTTAGTAAATGATATTGTAAACTTACAACGTCACTATTTAGTAGGAGTACTTGCAGAGGCTAAAAAATTAATTTCTGAGGGCAACACCAAAGAAGGAGGTTTCTTATTACTTAGAGTATACCGAGGAATCCCAAAAAACAAAGCACTGATTAAGTTTTTATCTCAAGAAGGGATTAAACTTCTGTTGCAAAAGACAGAAAATCACTATATGGCTGATAACAATAAGTTAATGCCAGAAGTTGATGCAGAATTGTATTATACCATTGAAGAGAAAAACAACTCTATTGATTTAACAGACAAAGGAATTGCTCATTTATCAGGAAAAACCAGTGATGATAATTTCTTTATCCTACCAGATATCGGTGTAAAAATTGGTGAGATTGACAACAGCCAAGAAGCTGCCGAAATTAAAGCAAAACACAAAGAAGAACTTTACAGAGACTTTAGTATTAAGAGTGAACGAATTCATACCATGAACCAATTGCTTAAAGCCTACTCATTGTTTGAAAAAGACACGGAGTATGTGGTGATGGACAACAAAGTAAAGATTGTCGATGAGCAAACAGGTCGTATTATGGATGGACGTCGTTATTCTGATGGACTACACCAAGCTATCGAAGCTAAAGAAAATGTAAAAATTGAAGACGCTACTCAAACTTTTGCAACGGTAACACTTCAAAATTACTTTAGAATGTACCGAAAACTTTCAGGGATGACAGGTACTGCGATTACCGAAGCTGGTGAGCTTTGGGAAATTTACAAATTGGATGTTGTAGAGATTCCTACAAATCGTCCAATTCAAAGAGATGACAAAGAAGATTTAGTCTATAAAACTACTCGTGAAAAATACAATGCAGTGATTGATGACATTGTTACCCTAGTTGATCAGAAACGTCCAGTATTGGTCGGAACTACATCTGTAGAGATTTCTGAGCTACTTGGTAGAATGTTACAAATGAGAAACATTCCTCACAATATCTTAAATGCAAAATTGCATAAAAAAGAAGCAGACATCGTTGCCGAAGCTGGTAAGCCTGGTGTAGTAACCATTGCTACCAACATGGCTGGTCGTGGTACTGATATTAAACTTAGTCCAGAAGTTAAAGAAGCTGGAGGTTTGGCAATTATCGGTACAGAAAGACATGATTCTCGTCGAGTAGACAGACAGTTAAGAGGTAGAGCCGGTAGACAAGGTGATGTTGGTTCTTCTCAGTTTTATATTGCTTTGGATGACAATTTGATGCGTATTTTTGGATCGGATAGAATTGCAAAAATGATGGATCGAATGGGCTTAAAAGAAGGCGAAGTGATTCAGCATTCTATGATTACCAAATCGATCGAAAGAGCACAAAAGAAAGTAGAAGAAAACAACTTTGGCATACGTAAACGTTTGTTAGAGTACGATGATATTATGAATTCACAACGTGAGTTTGTTTACAAACGCAGACGTCATGCTTTGGATGGAGATCGCCTAAAAATTGATATCGTAAACATGATTTTTGATACCTGTCAGGCGTTGATTAATGAAAATAAAATCGACAATAATTATCAAAATTTTGAATTTGAATTGATTCGCTTGTCTTCTATGACTTCACCGTTTACTGAAGAGGAATTTAAAAAATTACCAGAGCAAGAATTGATTGATACATTGTACGAGGCTATCTACAAACATTATCAAGATAAAATTACCAATAGCGCGATTGCAGCTTATCCTGTAATTAAAGATGTATTTGAAAATGAAGGAGATCGTTATGAAAGAATTGTAGTCCCTTTTTCTGATGGTGTTAAAAGCTTACAGGTCGTTACAAACCTTAAAAAAGCTTATGAATCAGAAGGTAAAGAGCTGATTAAAGATTTTGAAAAGAACATTACCCTAGCCATAATTGATGAAAACTGGAAGAACCACTTACGTCAGATGGATGAGTTAAAGAGTTCTGTTCAGAACGCATCTTATGAGCAAAAAGATCCTTTGTTAATTTACAAGTTTGAAGCTTTTGAATTGTTTAAACAAATGATCGACTCTGTAAATAAAGAAGTGTTGTCATTCTTATTTAAAGGAGAAATTCCAAATCAAGGAAATTCACAAATTTCTGAAGCTCACCAACAAAAAAGAGAGCGCTTAAACGTTAGTAAGGCTGATGTACAAAACAGCACAGAGCAAGCTATAAGCAACTCTAGACAGCAAGAGCAAGCACCTGTAGAAACCATTACTAGAGATCAACCAAAGATTGGTAGAAACGAGCGTGTTACAATTAAAAATGTAATGAGCGGTGAAGAACAAGAGTTAAAATACAAACAAGCCATTCCTTTGATAGAAAAAGGAGAATGGGTATTAGTAAAATAA
- the rlmH gene encoding 23S rRNA (pseudouridine(1915)-N(3))-methyltransferase RlmH, with protein MKIKLLAIGKTDDKNLHQLIEVYQKRLQHYIKFELELIPDIKNVKNLSEEQQKEKEGELILSKLQNTDQLIVLDDKGKHFTSMEFSEYLQKKMNAGIKQLVLVIGGPYGFSDAVYKKATGKISLSKMTFSHQMIRLFIVEQLYRGFTILKNEPYHHE; from the coding sequence ATGAAAATTAAACTTCTTGCCATCGGAAAAACGGATGATAAAAACTTACATCAATTGATTGAGGTCTATCAAAAGCGCCTGCAACACTATATTAAATTTGAACTGGAGCTTATTCCTGACATTAAAAATGTAAAGAATCTAAGTGAAGAACAGCAAAAAGAAAAAGAAGGTGAATTGATCCTAAGCAAACTGCAAAACACTGATCAATTAATTGTACTTGATGACAAAGGAAAGCATTTTACATCTATGGAGTTTTCTGAGTATTTACAAAAAAAGATGAACGCGGGTATCAAACAATTGGTGTTGGTCATTGGCGGTCCTTATGGTTTTTCTGATGCGGTTTATAAAAAAGCAACTGGGAAAATCTCTTTATCAAAAATGACATTTTCCCATCAAATGATTCGCTTATTTATTGTTGAACAATTGTATCGTGGGTTTACCATTTTAAAAAATGAACCCTATCATCATGAATAG
- the hisS gene encoding histidine--tRNA ligase, giving the protein MKPSIPKGTRDFSPTEIANRNYIFNTIKAAFETFGFQPIETPSFENSSTLMGKYGDEGDRLIFKILNSGDFLAKADEKLLSEKASLQVTSQISEKALRYDLTVPFARYVVQHQNEITFPFKRYQIQPVWRADRPQKGRFREFYQCDADVVGSKSLWQEVEFIQLYDTVFSKLSLAGTTIKINNRKILSGIAEVIGAKDKLIDFTVALDKLDKIGKEGVVKEMISKGITEDAIEKVSPLFDFSGSNQDKISSLENMLQASEEGLKGVEELRFVCNTVEELGLQTASLEVDVTLARGLNYYTGAIFEVAAPKEVKMGSIGGGGRYDDLTGIFGMPDVSGVGISFGLDRIYLVLEELGLFKAVELPKPKVLFVNFGAAEALFSMKAIAALRKNNIKSELYPDDAKMKKQMNYANKREIEFVVIVGSQEIEKNEFTLKNMKSGEQDTCSISELVAKLSS; this is encoded by the coding sequence ATGAAACCAAGCATCCCAAAAGGAACCAGAGATTTTTCACCTACAGAAATAGCCAATCGGAACTATATTTTTAATACGATCAAGGCGGCTTTTGAAACCTTTGGATTTCAACCCATAGAAACCCCGAGTTTTGAAAATTCTTCTACGTTGATGGGAAAATATGGCGATGAAGGAGATCGTTTGATTTTTAAGATTTTAAATTCTGGTGATTTTTTGGCTAAAGCCGATGAAAAATTGTTGTCAGAAAAAGCTAGCTTACAAGTAACTTCTCAAATATCAGAAAAAGCGCTTCGTTATGATTTAACAGTACCTTTTGCACGTTATGTTGTGCAGCATCAAAACGAAATAACCTTTCCGTTTAAACGCTATCAGATACAACCTGTTTGGAGAGCAGATCGTCCACAAAAAGGACGTTTTAGAGAGTTTTATCAATGCGATGCAGATGTGGTGGGTAGCAAATCTTTGTGGCAAGAAGTTGAGTTTATTCAACTCTATGATACTGTTTTTAGTAAGTTGAGCTTGGCTGGAACGACTATTAAAATAAACAACCGTAAAATACTTTCTGGAATTGCCGAAGTGATTGGCGCCAAAGACAAATTAATAGATTTTACTGTGGCTTTAGACAAGCTTGATAAAATTGGTAAAGAGGGTGTTGTTAAAGAAATGATCTCAAAAGGAATTACAGAAGACGCTATAGAAAAAGTAAGTCCGCTGTTTGATTTTTCTGGATCAAATCAAGATAAAATAAGTTCATTAGAGAACATGTTGCAAGCCTCTGAAGAAGGGCTAAAAGGTGTAGAAGAATTGCGTTTTGTTTGCAATACAGTAGAAGAATTAGGGTTGCAAACAGCAAGCCTAGAAGTAGATGTAACTTTGGCAAGAGGTTTAAATTATTATACTGGTGCCATTTTTGAAGTTGCTGCACCTAAGGAAGTAAAAATGGGTTCAATTGGTGGCGGAGGTCGCTATGATGATCTAACAGGAATCTTTGGAATGCCAGATGTTTCTGGTGTTGGTATCTCATTTGGCTTGGACAGAATTTATTTGGTATTAGAAGAGTTAGGTTTGTTTAAGGCCGTTGAATTGCCAAAACCAAAAGTATTGTTTGTTAATTTTGGAGCAGCAGAAGCCTTGTTTTCTATGAAGGCAATTGCAGCACTGAGAAAAAACAATATCAAGTCAGAATTGTATCCAGACGATGCAAAAATGAAAAAGCAGATGAATTACGCCAACAAACGCGAAATAGAGTTTGTAGTGATTGTAGGATCACAAGAAATAGAAAAAAATGAATTCACTTTAAAAAACATGAAATCTGGAGAACAGGACACCTGTTCAATCTCAGAATTGGTTGCTAAATTGAGCTCGTAA
- the folE gene encoding GTP cyclohydrolase I FolE, translated as MFEVNSKMNDERVEEIGENHVGTSAKTPLRADAFDISNEEKINRIQESVKDILQTLGMDLTDDSLQGTPKRVAKAFVNELFMGLDPANKPKASTFENNYNYGEMLVEKNIVVYSTCEHHLLPIIGRAHVAYISDGKVIGLSKMNRIVEYFAKRPQVQERLTMQVVQAMQEALGTDDVACVIDAKHLCVNSRGIKDIESSTVTAEYGGKFKNKETKQEFLDYLKLNTDFKNV; from the coding sequence ATGTTTGAAGTGAATAGCAAAATGAATGACGAAAGAGTTGAAGAAATAGGAGAAAACCACGTGGGTACATCGGCAAAAACGCCTTTGCGTGCGGATGCGTTTGATATTTCTAACGAAGAAAAAATTAATAGAATTCAAGAAAGTGTAAAAGATATTTTACAAACTTTAGGAATGGATTTAACAGACGATAGCCTACAAGGGACTCCTAAAAGAGTAGCTAAAGCTTTTGTCAATGAATTGTTTATGGGTTTAGATCCAGCAAACAAACCAAAGGCATCTACCTTTGAAAATAATTACAATTACGGAGAAATGTTGGTAGAAAAGAATATCGTTGTGTATTCTACTTGTGAGCATCATCTATTGCCAATTATCGGGAGAGCCCATGTGGCTTATATTTCTGATGGCAAAGTAATAGGTTTGTCAAAAATGAACAGAATTGTTGAGTATTTTGCCAAAAGACCTCAGGTGCAAGAGCGTTTAACCATGCAGGTGGTACAAGCTATGCAAGAAGCTCTAGGAACTGATGATGTTGCTTGTGTGATTGATGCAAAACACTTGTGTGTAAACTCAAGAGGAATAAAAGATATAGAAAGTAGTACGGTAACTGCAGAGTACGGTGGAAAGTTTAAAAACAAAGAAACCAAACAAGAGTTTTTGGATTATTTAAAATTGAATACAGATTTTAAGAATGTTTAA
- a CDS encoding DoxX family membrane protein, with product MKPATIFIDSIKNKLFYKIFTWFTRILLSIAFIPSGLKKLLGERFTNIGVDDPVGFFFEALYQSGFYWNYLGFMQLLCSLLILIPRTTYLAAVLYLPIIININFIVISMSFKGTPIITSLMLLANIYLLVWDYKKTNAILSVLLKK from the coding sequence ATGAAACCAGCAACCATTTTTATAGATAGCATCAAAAACAAGTTGTTTTATAAAATTTTTACTTGGTTTACACGAATTCTTTTATCCATTGCTTTTATTCCTTCTGGACTAAAAAAATTACTAGGAGAACGTTTTACCAATATTGGAGTGGATGACCCAGTTGGGTTTTTCTTTGAAGCCTTATATCAAAGTGGATTTTATTGGAATTATCTTGGCTTTATGCAGCTTTTATGCTCGCTATTAATTTTAATCCCAAGAACCACCTATTTAGCTGCAGTACTATACCTGCCTATCATTATCAACATTAATTTTATCGTTATTTCTATGAGCTTTAAAGGCACTCCGATTATAACAAGTTTGATGCTTTTAGCAAATATCTATTTATTGGTTTGGGACTATAAAAAAACAAATGCAATACTTTCTGTTTTATTAAAAAAGTAA
- the nadC gene encoding carboxylating nicotinate-nucleotide diphosphorylase, which yields MISQEQFQTELKIIITNALREDVGNGDHTSLACIPVEAKGKAKLLVKADGLIAGVEFAKMIFKQVDADLKIETLINDGEKVKYGDIVFYVSGRSQSILKAERLVLNSMQRMSAIATKTGFFANLLAGTKTKVLDTRKTTPGIRAIEKWAVKIGGGENHRFALYDMVMIKDNHIDFAGGITAAINKTKAYLADNQIDIKIIVEARNLEEIQEILNCGGVYRILIDNFNYEDTRKAVALIGDKCLTESSGGINEETIRKYADCGVDYISSGALTHSVYNMDLSLKAVD from the coding sequence ATGATATCACAAGAACAATTTCAGACAGAATTAAAAATCATCATAACCAATGCGCTTAGAGAAGATGTTGGAAACGGAGATCATACCTCTTTGGCTTGTATTCCTGTTGAAGCAAAAGGAAAAGCAAAACTATTGGTAAAAGCTGATGGTCTAATTGCTGGTGTAGAATTTGCAAAGATGATTTTTAAACAGGTAGATGCTGATTTAAAAATTGAAACCTTGATTAACGACGGAGAAAAAGTGAAATACGGTGATATCGTTTTTTATGTCTCAGGACGTTCACAATCGATTTTAAAAGCAGAGCGATTGGTCTTAAACTCAATGCAACGTATGAGTGCTATTGCAACCAAAACTGGTTTTTTCGCCAATTTATTAGCAGGTACAAAAACCAAAGTATTGGATACTAGAAAAACCACACCAGGTATTCGAGCCATTGAAAAATGGGCTGTTAAAATTGGAGGAGGGGAGAACCATCGGTTTGCCTTGTATGATATGGTAATGATTAAAGACAATCACATTGATTTTGCTGGAGGAATTACAGCGGCAATCAATAAAACGAAAGCGTATTTAGCAGACAATCAGATTGATATTAAAATTATTGTTGAAGCGAGAAATTTAGAAGAAATTCAAGAGATTTTAAATTGTGGCGGTGTGTATAGAATCTTAATTGACAATTTTAATTACGAAGATACACGCAAAGCAGTTGCCTTAATTGGGGATAAGTGTTTAACAGAGTCATCAGGTGGAATTAACGAAGAAACCATTAGGAAATACGCAGATTGTGGTGTTGATTATATTTCTTCTGGAGCCTTAACACACTCGGTTTATAATATGGATTTGAGTTTAAAAGCAGTAGATTAA
- a CDS encoding RNA polymerase sigma factor: MNQKDIIQKCKQNDYATQIEVYNEYKNLLYNSCYRILKNREDTEDLVQDAFIKGFEKIHQVNDDMNLAAWFRRIAINLCFDEIRKKKHVFSMDDSKQIEAETEELEFENAETISIDFIKDCISKLKEKYRVIVVLYMIEDYTHKEIAQILQLNESTVRNQYVRGKNQLISMLQKQQKNEFKRTHSAT, encoded by the coding sequence TTGAATCAAAAAGACATCATACAGAAATGCAAACAGAATGATTATGCAACTCAAATTGAGGTGTATAATGAATATAAAAACTTGCTGTATAATAGTTGTTATCGGATTTTAAAGAATAGAGAAGATACTGAGGATTTGGTACAAGATGCATTTATAAAAGGATTTGAAAAGATACATCAAGTTAATGATGATATGAATTTAGCAGCCTGGTTTCGGCGCATTGCAATTAATTTATGTTTTGATGAAATCAGAAAAAAGAAACATGTTTTCTCTATGGATGATTCAAAACAAATAGAAGCAGAGACAGAAGAACTTGAATTTGAGAATGCAGAAACCATTTCGATTGATTTTATCAAAGATTGTATTAGTAAATTAAAAGAAAAATATAGAGTAATAGTGGTATTGTACATGATTGAAGACTATACGCATAAAGAGATTGCTCAGATTTTACAACTAAATGAAAGCACGGTTAGAAACCAATATGTTAGAGGGAAAAATCAATTGATATCCATGTTACAAAAACAGCAAAAAAATGAATTTAAAAGAACACATTCAGCAACATAA
- a CDS encoding HEAT repeat domain-containing protein produces MNLKEHIQQHKNQFDSEEMSARSEVLFKERLQTSRQQPKKSKVVYLRLIAVAASFVLVLSIFFWNQNSVANSKTSEVLAFLNNESAGKRLEGVYKFDDEFKNEDSKIINTLIDILHNDANANVKIATIDALLKFPSNDTVRTNLIAALKKEKTPLVQIKIIKSLSFLRENRAQKSLEELIDNEQTFPIVKSNALLAMNQLKE; encoded by the coding sequence ATGAATTTAAAAGAACACATTCAGCAACATAAAAACCAATTTGATTCGGAAGAAATGTCAGCAAGATCAGAAGTTCTTTTTAAGGAGAGACTTCAAACAAGCAGGCAGCAACCTAAGAAATCAAAAGTAGTGTATCTGCGTTTAATTGCTGTTGCAGCAAGCTTTGTATTAGTTCTGTCTATTTTCTTTTGGAATCAAAATTCAGTAGCGAATTCTAAAACATCAGAAGTGTTGGCTTTTTTAAATAATGAATCAGCCGGAAAACGCTTAGAAGGTGTGTATAAATTTGACGATGAATTTAAAAATGAAGATTCAAAAATAATAAACACCCTGATAGATATTTTACACAACGACGCCAATGCAAATGTAAAAATAGCTACGATAGACGCCTTGTTAAAATTTCCATCCAATGATACTGTAAGAACCAATTTAATAGCAGCTTTAAAAAAAGAGAAAACCCCTTTAGTACAAATAAAAATCATTAAATCATTAAGCTTTTTAAGAGAGAATCGTGCACAAAAATCTCTTGAAGAACTTATTGATAATGAACAAACATTTCCAATTGTTAAGAGCAATGCACTCTTAGCTATGAACCAATTAAAAGAATAA
- a CDS encoding pentapeptide repeat-containing protein has translation MTDNFFDSETYSKVDFIKTTIKKGEYDNCTFTNCNFENVHASNIEFVACEFIDCNFSNTIVKNSAFKDVRFVRCKMIGVKFNECDPFLLELAFKDCQLNFSSFYQLKMPRTKFSHCNLQEVDFTESDVGLAYFDTCDLKRAIFEKTNLEKANFITSEGFYIDPENNRIKGAKFSKENIAGLVIKYGVVIE, from the coding sequence ATGACAGACAATTTCTTTGACAGTGAAACCTATTCAAAAGTTGATTTTATCAAAACCACTATTAAAAAAGGTGAATATGACAACTGTACATTTACCAATTGCAATTTTGAAAATGTACATGCGTCAAATATAGAATTTGTAGCCTGTGAGTTTATTGACTGTAACTTTAGCAATACTATTGTAAAAAATAGCGCTTTTAAAGATGTTCGGTTTGTACGATGTAAAATGATCGGTGTTAAATTTAATGAATGTGATCCTTTTTTGTTAGAGCTGGCTTTTAAAGACTGTCAATTAAATTTTTCATCTTTCTACCAGTTAAAAATGCCAAGGACTAAATTTAGTCACTGTAATTTACAAGAGGTAGATTTTACAGAATCTGATGTTGGTTTGGCTTATTTTGATACCTGTGATCTAAAACGAGCTATTTTTGAAAAAACCAACTTAGAAAAAGCTAACTTTATCACATCTGAAGGTTTTTATATTGACCCGGAAAATAACCGCATAAAAGGAGCAAAGTTTTCTAAAGAAAATATTGCTGGTTTGGTTATTAAATATGGAGTTGTGATTGAGTGA